The nucleotide sequence TTTTGCGACTTACATAAAAAAGGATGGCAGTGCCagttgttttcctttttatATGCTTCCTGTGACTTTTTTCCCCATCCGTACCTTTGCGCAACGGCTGTAGTGGCCCCCCGCATGCACATGTCTCACTCTCCTTCGCCATCGCTGTCCACGTCCTCGCTTCATCAGCCCTTACCTTCCCATCCTTCGCCACATCCCGGGCAGCTCTGCCGTGCACACATTTGAATAGTTGTGTTTGTTTTCTTGGTGGCTTCGTGTCTGTGCTTTCACCACCTCTCGTGATTCGCAGTTTCAATCCAGCGTGAGACTGCCATGTACAGTTGTTCTTCGGCTCCACATAAGGAGTCGCGGGCCCTTCTTTCACCTGCTCGCCTTCCCTCCGTTCTCAGTCTCTTTTCTCAGCTCCTTTCTCCACGCTGTGTACTGCCATCTCCGTCGTCCGTTCCGCCCCCACCATCCTCTGTTTGTTTTTGTGTTGTTCCTCGGCCACGCGCTCTCCTGCGTAGGGGTGCGCGTGAcccctttcttctcttccctttttttttgctttgaCGCTCTCTGCGCTtgtctgccccctcccccctcacacacacacgcacaccaccgcTTGGCAGACGTTGCTGTGTGCCCTCTCTGGATGTTGCCTGCACCGCGCTTCCGCCCGCCTTCTCTCATCGCCTGCCGGACTTGTTCCACTCTCGCCCTTCCCCTCGCGTAGTCCCCGGACCTTTTCGTCCCTCTTTCGTGGTGTTTTGCGCCCCACCCGCCCGCCTTTGTCTCGTGGGgtttcgtttctctctctgtgcgtgcatgcgctcTGGAAGTCAGCGTCACGTGCCTCTGTCGGCCTCGTGGAGGCTGGACAAGGCGCCATGCGCCAGCGATTTGACAACGCTTGTGCGTCTGTGAGCTTGTCCTGTGTCGAGGCTGAGCACGGGTGCGAACAGCGCGACAGGCAACCAAGGATAGGTGTGCAGGAACGCGAAGGGCGCATCTTTCTTGTACGTAGCTGTTACTAGGCGGAGGCCCCGTGCTTGCCTGTGGGTCGGAATGTGGATGCGTTAGCGTGCTTGGGTGTGCCTGTACGAGACCAGCGTCACCGTCGAGAGGCTGATTAAGGGCGCTCGGCGAGGGCATTTCCCACACACTCAGGTGTGGGCTTCACTGGAGTGATGTAGAGACTCGCATCATGCTTTGGTTTTTTCGCCTGCTACCTTCTCCTCCATTCCACCTcagcacccacacacgcctcTACATCCCTGTATACGCCTGCGCTCGGACGCCCACACCATCGTTCGATCATCTTTGTTTCGTTTTCGCCTCTCCCGTATTTTTTTCCCGTTGTATGTACTTGTTTGCCGTGAAGGCAGGCGCAGCATCTTCACAGACACGCAAGCGCAACCTCCATCCTCTTCGTCGCTGTGCGTGATCATTCGTGATGTCCATGGGGTCTGTTTGCAGCCGctggcaccaccaccaccttaTTTTTGTTCCCGTTGAGCCCTGACAAGGGTCGCCGTGAACGTCTGTCTTTTCATCTTCGCCGCCTGTCTGTCTCCACTGCGTCTTCTCTGTTTCCACACCGTCGACATGCCTTCCAGGTCGGCCCGCCTTTCCTCGAGGGCTTCTCTTTCAGTTTAGCCGCTGTCTCTGCAGGCGTCGATGCAtgacggcgtgcgtgtgcgcttttCCGTCCCTTTTTCGTCTGTGCTCACTTCTCTTCGGTCTTCTTTCTTCTGCCTCATGCGTGTCGCATCTGTGctcacacatgcacatgcgcgcatatatatatatatatatgtatttgtgtgtgtgtgtgtgcgtgtgtttgcttGAATACCCGTCTGTCTCCATTTGTTCTTGGTCGGAGCTTGTctttgtgtgcatgtgctaCGGTAAAATGGCGTGTCGTCGCCTTCGCAGACGGCGACACCGGCGACGCAGCTACCCCCTCGAAGCCCtgacccctcccctctcctttcctcgcCTCCGCTTCCCTTCTCGccaaagaaagaaagataaAGGAGTATCGCTTTCAACGAGCTGCCTTGCCCATCcacagcgtgcgcgcgaaTGGTCCGGTGCGCCTTTGCCTCGGTGTGCGCGGCGTTTGTGTCTACTTGTGTGTACACTGGCGCCTGTGGGTCTTCGTACGTGTTGGTGTGGGCGCCAAGGGGAATGAGACGTATTTACGAGGTGAACAACAACAGATGGCGAAGAAACAGAGGAcaacgcacatgcacacacatgcgaGAATGCAAAACTGCCCTACCGTACGGTGTCACCGCGCCACTCAAAGGCGATGCGAGGGATAGGGGGGGGGCAGTCTTGCATGGCACGAGCGTCAGCTGGTCGCCGATCCCCACGCGGCCGCCTGCGCAGCTTCAGTATAGTATGTCACCCCTGCGTGACTGTGCATCATGCGCATTACCCAGTCATTTCAGCAGTGGGATCTGTCGCGCAGGGCATGCTTAGGCGCTGGTGTATGCGTGGGCGTTGCTCCCATGTCGCACTTTTACCCGCGCAAGCGCTTCCAGCAACATGGGTCTCTCTTacacgccgccgcttccacaTTATCAGCGAGCTCTCCGTCGTTCATGGCGCAGCCTTTCAACTCGTCTTCtcgctcctcttctttctttttttttttgccatGTGGCAACCTCTGCGgtgtgccgtcgctgtggTTTTGCTGATGCTGTGGGCACGCGTCATTGTCACAGTGCTTCGCGTGTacgccacacacgcgccctGTCCGCGAAACAGTCGCACAAGATTCGCTCGTAGCAGAAGGGtcacgacgccgccgctctcttgGGCGTCTCTCTGTTTGACTGTCATGGAGTTCCTCGGCcgggaggcggcgggggtGGTCTCCATTGCGTGTAGTTCGGCTTCCACCACATCATTTGCCACCCTCTCAAGCCACGGCACCCTGTCTCTCTGGGACGTGCGCATTCCACGCAGGAACTACATGAAATTTCGCAATCCaaacagcgccgccaccgcagcggcttCTGAGCTGCGCTACCTGCACGACCGGCACGCTGCTGTCGCACTGTGCGGCAAGACTGTCCAACTGTTTGACACGCGCAAGTGCATTTCGTGCGTGTCTGAGTTTACTAGCGACAAGGAGTGCGTCGCCTTCTTGAGAGACGAGCCACCGCCGGACTCTACTACGACGCTGATTGTGGACGAGGATGGCGGCATGTTTGCATACGACATTGCAGACGGCACCCGGCCTCCCTACATCGAGGCGTACGTCTTTGGTCAGCAGGAGCGCTGCCCCTTGCCAAAAGGCAGCCGATTCGGATGTCTAACAAACTATTGTAGCGGGTTGCACTGTGTCGATCTTGCCCCTGGCGAAGACGGCACCGCTACACGGCTGCTCTTTGCTGTTGGAATGGACGGCGAAGGTGCCCTCTACAGCGGGGCCGACGACACGGGTTCCGTGCGCGTTGCGTTCTCCATTGCGCATGAGTCGTCGAGCTGCGGCAACGCCCCAATGGTGAACCCGCCGCTCGTCAACTGCACCGCCATCTGTGGTGCGCAAGTGGCCGTGGGGCGGGCCGACGGCATGTACTCTGTCTACGAGATTGAGCGGAGCGGGCTGGACGAGGCCATGGTGTCTCCCGGCCACGCCGTCAACGGGCTGTGCTACGTGGACTGGGTGTcgccggaggtgctgctgacAGTGTCGCTTTGCGGGGAGGTCACGGGATGGGCCGTCGGTGCATTCAtggcgggcagcagcgcggaggcggaagaggaggcggaggggccggaggtggtggcagcTCTTGCGCATCGAGAGGTGCCCGGCTGCCAGCTAGCGACGGTGAACTGCGCTGACCGGCTTGCTGGAACGCGCTACATCTTCGGTGATCATCTAGGCGGCGTGACGCTGGCTCAGCTGGATCACTGAGCGGATGCGGCAACCTCTGCAGCCTATCTCTGTGTCTGTTGCGGGAACTAgttgggggaaggggaggggaggggctgcgtgTCTGGCGCACCTAGGCAGGTCGGGGCATGGTGTCTGCAGAGATACCGCCAGGGTGCGCCGGGGAGACAAGCTGCGCGTCATTGACACGTTTTTGTAGTCGTGTCGCCGCGCAGTGTgcttctccttcgcttcCTTTCCCGCTCCCCACGTGCCGATCTCACGCAGTGGATCGCTGTGCCGCAAATACGCGAGCGCGCGTTTCTGCTGTCTCTCTTGCCGCCTTCCCCCGATGACAGGCGGATGGACACAACCCTTCGTGtgtggcatctcagggtccagtacATCCCCGCACCGTGCGGTAGGATGACTAGCAGCCCCGCTAACCCTTGCCAAATGCCGGcccacctctggtggtggcaaggGTTAAGCGCGTACGACAGAAGGGAGTCCGgggcgatgcatcgctgccgaTGCCCGCGgccaggtcctggatggcaCGTCGCCGAAGAGACCTGCGTTCAGCGAACGCGCCTGCGCTATCCATGTGGCTGGGCAGGGCgtcggcgtgactcgagcgcaCGTCTCACCCCCTGGTTCACACCGTTCGCTGGTGTGGGGGCctgcggggcgggggtgggcaGGTGGCGTTTGAGGCAGGGACCGTGCTCGGCTGCCTGCATCGGCAGCATAGCTGCAACGCGCGTGTCTCCGGCTTCTCCGCATCACGCGATgtggggcctgtgacaggccgGGTAGAGTGTCATGTGAACTTGTGTTCTATGGCGGAGTGAATGCGTTAAGGAAAAATTCTtgtcgccgcgccgccgcagcattGGCGGCCTCCAGTGTCGATGTCCTCGGCAttggcgcgtgcgcgcgcttctccCCATCTGCCATGCTCTGCCACCGTCatctcctcctttccttttgttCATTTGTGTGATTCCGGTCAAGTTGCCCCACCGCGAGCTGGCTAACCGTCCGCCTTGGTATTTTGCCTGAAGAGGGCGACGGCCTCACCGCTCGCCGGGCTGTTGTTTCGTTCGCGTGCGTACGCGCATATTGCGCTCACACATCCGGCGAATGCGGTGATCGTCTGCACTGCCTGCTCAGCTGTCCTTTTCGTTCTGTCAATTTCGTCTCTTCCCGAAGCTTGCTGAAACCCCGACCTCTGACACGCCTGCGCTCATCTGTATACACTTGCTCACACTCTTTCCGTGCAACCTCCTCGTAtctccccccttccttccttcccctccccgcctATTCCCATCTGAGATGCTGCACTGCAGGAAATTGCGGTAAGGCTAGGCCCTCTTTTTCATTCTTTTTTCGGTGTTCACAGCGTCCCTGCGAGGGCCTTTCGCGGCAAGCCGTCAACTAACCCCACTTCCATGCACAGCACCGTCTGCACCCCAGAGatctgtgcatgtgtcttTATTTCGTCGGTAAAAATTTTTTACCAGGAAGTTCATCCACCACGCCACCAAACCACCGCGTCACCCCTGTcccccatccctcctcctccgtcgagTGCAGACGCACGCCGGCATACAAATGAGCACGAACGCCAAAATGGCAGAGAAGACGCCATGCGTCGACTTAGGCAGCCTTTTCAAGTGGTGGCTCAACCCCAGCAAGATCTTCCGAACACCGAACCGCAAGATGAAAAATACGACGCCTGTCGTCGTGGTGGGCTCAGGCTCACATAGCGGCGATGGGACGACGGAGTTTGTGAAGGCGGCAACGAAAAAGCTCCTCTACTTTTCCTACCGCAACTGCTTCCCTCCCTTGCCGAACGGGTCTACAACGGACACCCGCTGGGGCTGCCTTGTGCGCACCACACAAATGCTTGTTGGCACCTGCCTTCTGCGATACCACTGCCAAGGCACCTACGTGCTGCCAGAGGCGGACAACGCTGAGCTGAAGGAGAGGATATCGAGGTTGTTCATGGACGTCCCGTCCGCCCCACTTGGGATCCACAAGGCCGAGGATGAGGCTCACAAGAATAGTGTCAAATACGCCAGTATGCTGTCCCCCACGGAGGCGGGCATGGCGATCGCAGCCGCTCTGATTGCTTTTCACGCACAAGGCGGGGATGTGCCATTCACATTTTGCTGCGAAAGCCGCAACATTGACGAgccggcggtgatggcgaaGCTCTCGGAGGGCCAGCATGTTATTCTTATTATCCCTGTAGTCTTGGGCATTGCACCCATGTCGGACCAGTATGAGCGCATGATGCTCAAGATTCTCGACATGAAGGCGTGCTGCGGCATCG is from Leishmania infantum JPCM5 genome chromosome 32 and encodes:
- the ATG4.1 gene encoding putative AUT2/APG4/ATG4 cysteine peptidase, with the protein product MSTNAKMAEKTPCVDLGSLFKWWLNPSKIFRTPNRKMKNTTPVVVVGSGSHSGDGTTEFVKAATKKLLYFSYRNCFPPLPNGSTTDTRWGCLVRTTQMLVGTCLLRYHCQGTYVLPEADNAELKERISRLFMDVPSAPLGIHKAEDEAHKNSVKYASMLSPTEAGMAIAAALIAFHAQGGDVPFTFCCESRNIDEPAVMAKLSEGQHVILIIPVVLGIAPMSDQYERMMLKILDMKACCGIAGGLKRASLYMFGHQGRSVFFMDPHYIQNAYTSDKTVGTLEGARGELSARRFDPCMVLGFYIHTLEDYRVFAEELVVANSLVAFPLISFGQRPREGTTPSDNGVVSVAESEEGIMPHENEKSQLSPNPLAAGGGHARSSNPISPLPS